The following proteins are encoded in a genomic region of Acidimicrobiales bacterium:
- the rpmI gene encoding 50S ribosomal protein L35 encodes MPKMKTDRGAAKRFKITGSGRLRRRQAFRSHILEKKPTTRTRRLGREVDVAPGDVKAVKRLLGL; translated from the coding sequence ATGCCGAAGATGAAGACCGACCGCGGCGCCGCCAAGCGCTTCAAGATCACAGGAAGTGGACGGCTACGCCGCCGCCAGGCCTTCCGGTCTCACATTCTCGAGAAGAAGCCGACCACCCGCACCCGGCGCCTCGGACGCGAAGTCGATGTCGCTCCAGGCGACGTGAAGGCCGTCAAGCGGCTGCTCGGTCTCTGA
- the hisG gene encoding ATP phosphoribosyltransferase, translating into MLRLVLPKGSLERATLELFEGADLAVLRSSSVDYRATIDDPRISEVRILRPQEIPEYVAEGLFDLGITGRDWVEETASDVASLGELRYSKATAQPVRVVLAVAEDSPVKSARELPDGTRVSTEYPQLTRRFLESQGVSAVVRGSHGATEAKIPEIADAVVEITETGRALRAAGLRIIDTILESYTELIANPSSFADDTKRHAMQQIMSLLTGTLVARGRVLVKLNVVEAALESVIELLPAMKSPTVSKLFGEDGFAVEAVVPKHTINTLIPALKDHGATDIIELPIAKIVP; encoded by the coding sequence GTGCTGCGGCTAGTACTTCCCAAGGGGTCGCTCGAGCGGGCAACCCTGGAGCTGTTCGAGGGCGCCGACCTCGCCGTCCTGCGAAGCTCGTCGGTCGACTACCGGGCGACGATCGACGACCCGCGGATTTCGGAGGTCCGGATCCTGCGCCCCCAGGAGATCCCCGAGTACGTCGCGGAAGGCCTGTTCGACCTGGGAATCACGGGACGAGACTGGGTGGAGGAGACGGCGAGCGACGTCGCTTCCCTGGGCGAGCTTCGATACAGCAAGGCCACCGCGCAGCCGGTCCGGGTGGTGCTTGCTGTGGCCGAGGATTCCCCGGTCAAATCGGCTCGTGAGCTCCCGGACGGCACGAGGGTGTCGACCGAGTACCCCCAGCTGACTCGCCGGTTCCTCGAGTCGCAGGGTGTTTCTGCAGTGGTCCGTGGCTCTCACGGGGCGACCGAGGCGAAGATTCCCGAGATCGCCGATGCCGTCGTCGAGATCACCGAGACCGGCCGGGCCCTTCGGGCCGCCGGCCTACGGATCATCGACACGATCCTCGAGTCCTACACCGAGCTGATCGCCAACCCGTCGTCCTTCGCCGACGACACAAAGCGTCACGCGATGCAGCAGATCATGAGCCTGCTCACCGGAACGCTGGTTGCCCGCGGACGAGTACTGGTCAAGCTGAACGTCGTCGAGGCCGCGCTGGAATCGGTGATCGAGCTGCTCCCCGCCATGAAGTCGCCAACGGTCTCCAAGCTGTTCGGTGAGGACGGCTTCGCCGTCGAGGCGGTCGTGCCCAAGCACACCATCAACACCCTCATCCCGGCCCTCAAGGACCACGGCGCCACTGACATCATCGAGCTGCCCATCGCCAAGATCGTCCCGTGA
- a CDS encoding MogA/MoaB family molybdenum cofactor biosynthesis protein: MSTNQPDPDGPKRQAKVVTVSDGVMNGTRQDLSGSALEQALNDSGFEVVERSVVADGVAAVAGELARVSAGFAGLVVTTGGTGFAPRDQTPEGTKEILERDAPGLAEAMRLASPLGRLSRGVAGIRSHCIIVNTPGSPSGAVECLTAVIDVLPHALDLLGEQPTRHP, translated from the coding sequence GTGAGCACAAACCAGCCCGACCCCGACGGGCCGAAGCGGCAAGCCAAGGTGGTCACCGTTTCCGATGGGGTGATGAACGGCACCCGCCAGGACCTCTCGGGGAGCGCGCTGGAGCAGGCTCTCAACGACTCCGGATTCGAGGTCGTCGAGCGATCCGTCGTCGCCGATGGCGTCGCGGCCGTGGCCGGGGAGCTGGCGCGTGTCAGCGCCGGATTCGCCGGCCTGGTCGTCACGACCGGAGGAACGGGTTTCGCGCCCCGGGACCAGACGCCGGAGGGGACCAAGGAAATCCTCGAGCGCGACGCGCCCGGGCTAGCCGAAGCGATGCGCCTGGCCAGCCCGCTCGGCCGGCTCTCCCGCGGGGTTGCGGGCATCCGGAGCCATTGCATCATCGTGAACACTCCGGGCTCGCCTTCCGGTGCGGTCGAGTGCCTGACCGCCGTCATCGACGTGTTGCCCCATGCGCTGGACCTGCTCGGCGAGCAGCCGACGCGCCACCCCTGA
- a CDS encoding methionyl-tRNA formyltransferase, with translation MRIAFLGTPEPAAVALRAIAGAGHDVAVVVTRADKRRGRNALPSPSPVKAAAQQLGLPVTTRIEDVVDADVKLGVVVAFGRIIKDDILDRVPMVNAHFSLLPRWRGAAPVERAILAGDAETGVCLMAIDSGLDTGPVYRCDRIPIGEEETAGQLRSRLSELGARMLLEALDDGLGEPAPQEGEPTYAAKLEPAELQLHWERPAVELHRLVRIGRAWTTWRGRRLLVVEAKLAPATIDGPPGTLKSDLVATGHGTLRLVRVQPEGRAPVSAADWVRGARPIAGEVLGG, from the coding sequence CTGCGCATAGCCTTCCTCGGCACGCCCGAGCCGGCCGCGGTGGCCCTGCGCGCTATAGCCGGCGCCGGCCACGACGTGGCCGTGGTCGTCACCCGGGCCGACAAACGACGGGGCCGCAACGCCCTGCCCTCGCCCAGCCCGGTGAAGGCGGCCGCGCAACAACTCGGACTGCCGGTTACCACCCGGATCGAAGACGTCGTCGACGCCGACGTGAAGCTGGGGGTCGTCGTCGCGTTCGGCCGGATCATCAAGGACGACATCCTCGATCGTGTCCCCATGGTCAACGCTCACTTCTCACTCCTACCGCGATGGCGGGGAGCCGCACCGGTGGAGAGGGCGATCCTCGCCGGCGACGCCGAGACCGGGGTGTGCCTGATGGCCATCGACTCGGGGCTGGACACCGGCCCGGTCTACCGGTGCGACAGGATTCCGATCGGAGAGGAGGAGACGGCAGGCCAACTCCGTTCGAGGCTGTCCGAACTGGGCGCCCGGATGTTGCTCGAAGCGCTCGACGACGGGCTGGGCGAACCGGCACCGCAGGAAGGCGAACCCACCTACGCGGCCAAGCTCGAGCCGGCGGAACTGCAGCTTCACTGGGAGCGGCCTGCGGTCGAGCTGCACCGCCTGGTCAGGATCGGCCGGGCGTGGACGACCTGGCGGGGCCGGCGCCTTCTGGTCGTTGAAGCCAAGCTCGCACCCGCAACGATCGACGGGCCCCCCGGGACCCTGAAAAGCGATCTGGTAGCGACCGGACACGGGACGCTCCGCCTGGTCAGGGTGCAGCCCGAAGGCCGAGCCCCCGTCTCTGCGGCGGACTGGGTGCGCGGGGCGAGGCCCATCGCCGGCGAGGTCCTCGGCGGATGA
- a CDS encoding methyltransferase, whose translation MSPDHYFTKDPNAPSRRAEVLLKLPDLEASLVVDRGVFSAGGVDPGTMELLRAVPVPPETGNLLDLGCGYGPIACALAHRSPDATVWAVDVNERALALAAENASRLGLAGVKPVTPDHVPDGLVFDGIWSNPPIRIGKAALHDLLSAWLARLTPTGSAWLVVHRHLGGDSLAAWLASSEYTVERIASKKGYRILRASRP comes from the coding sequence ATGTCCCCCGACCACTACTTCACCAAGGATCCGAACGCTCCATCGAGGCGGGCGGAGGTCCTGTTGAAACTGCCCGACCTCGAAGCCTCGCTCGTGGTGGACAGGGGCGTGTTCTCCGCCGGCGGGGTCGACCCGGGGACCATGGAGCTTCTTCGCGCGGTTCCGGTACCGCCGGAAACTGGGAACCTGCTCGACCTCGGGTGCGGGTACGGTCCGATCGCATGCGCTCTCGCCCATCGTTCCCCGGACGCGACCGTGTGGGCGGTCGACGTGAACGAGCGCGCGCTCGCGCTGGCCGCCGAGAACGCTTCACGACTCGGCCTGGCTGGGGTCAAGCCGGTGACGCCCGACCATGTTCCGGACGGGTTGGTGTTCGATGGGATCTGGTCGAACCCTCCGATACGCATCGGCAAGGCGGCGCTCCATGATCTGCTCTCCGCATGGTTGGCCCGCCTCACCCCAACAGGGTCCGCTTGGCTGGTCGTCCACCGCCACCTCGGCGGAGATTCCCTCGCCGCGTGGCTCGCCTCCAGCGAATACACCGTGGAGCGGATCGCGTCGAAGAAGGGCTACCGGATCCTGAGGGCGTCGCGACCGTGA
- the ribE gene encoding 6,7-dimethyl-8-ribityllumazine synthase — translation MTVFEGHLGGAGLRFAVVASRFNEAIVGRLVDGALDGLRRHGVDPERIDVAWVPGAFELPLVAQKFAVSESFDAVIALGAVIRGATGHYDFVAGQCAAGIQRVQLDTGVPVVFGVLTTDTIEQAVERSGAKAGNKGFEAAQTAIEMANLMASLPKAEG, via the coding sequence GTGACCGTGTTCGAAGGGCACCTGGGCGGTGCGGGGCTTCGTTTCGCCGTTGTCGCCAGCCGGTTCAACGAGGCGATCGTCGGCCGTTTGGTGGACGGGGCCCTCGATGGGCTGCGCCGGCACGGCGTGGATCCCGAACGGATCGACGTGGCGTGGGTTCCCGGAGCCTTCGAGCTTCCCCTGGTCGCACAGAAGTTCGCGGTGTCCGAGTCTTTCGACGCGGTGATCGCTTTGGGCGCTGTCATCCGGGGCGCCACAGGTCACTACGACTTCGTCGCCGGCCAGTGCGCTGCGGGGATCCAGCGGGTGCAGTTGGACACCGGGGTGCCGGTCGTTTTCGGGGTGCTGACGACCGACACGATCGAGCAGGCGGTGGAGCGGTCGGGCGCCAAGGCCGGGAACAAGGGCTTCGAAGCCGCGCAGACGGCCATCGAGATGGCCAATCTCATGGCGTCGCTGCCTAAGGCCGAGGGCTGA
- the rplT gene encoding 50S ribosomal protein L20, with the protein MARVKRAVHSKKHRRAVLEQAQGYYGNKSRSYRAAHEQVMHSLQYAFRDRRARKGDFRQLWIQRINAAARTNGMSYSRLIAGLRAAGVEVDRKILADLAVRDEAAFSSLVAVAKDALSGADRSGSVNG; encoded by the coding sequence ATGGCCCGGGTCAAGCGTGCCGTCCATAGCAAGAAGCACCGCCGCGCAGTCTTGGAACAGGCGCAGGGTTACTACGGCAACAAGAGCCGGAGCTACCGCGCGGCCCATGAGCAAGTCATGCACTCGCTCCAGTACGCGTTTCGCGACCGGCGTGCGCGCAAAGGCGACTTCCGCCAGCTATGGATCCAGCGGATCAACGCCGCCGCCCGCACCAACGGCATGAGCTACAGCCGACTCATCGCGGGGCTCAGGGCTGCTGGCGTCGAGGTCGACCGCAAGATCCTTGCCGACCTCGCCGTCAGGGACGAGGCGGCGTTCTCGTCGCTCGTCGCGGTCGCCAAAGATGCATTATCCGGAGCCGATCGCTCCGGTTCGGTGAACGGCTAG
- a CDS encoding bifunctional 3,4-dihydroxy-2-butanone-4-phosphate synthase/GTP cyclohydrolase II, whose protein sequence is MPTASIEEAIAAIGAGRMVVVVDDEDRENEGDLIVAAEHATPDTMAFFVRHTSGLICASITAERADQLDLPLMVERNTEAQRTAFTVTVDYRAGTTTGISAADRSRTAQALVDPSTRPEDLARPGHLHVLRAREGGVLKRAGHTEAAVDLARLAGLSPAGVLCEVVTEDGLGMARRDDLEIFAKKHDLLVVTIADLIRYRRQTERLVRRTAEARLPTEFGEFRCVAYESVIDHETHLVFVMGEPAGEPNVLVRVHSECLTGDVFGSKRCECGAQLHQALRMIAGEGMGVVVYLRGHEGRGIGIAHKLQAYELQDTGFDTVDANLELGLPVDSREYGIGAQILVDLGITTMRLMTNNPAKRGGLEGFGLQIVERVPIEVTPNAENIRYLRTKRDKLGHLLDGGGML, encoded by the coding sequence GTGCCTACCGCATCCATCGAGGAGGCGATCGCCGCAATCGGCGCGGGGCGGATGGTTGTCGTCGTCGACGACGAAGACCGCGAAAACGAGGGCGACCTCATCGTCGCAGCCGAGCACGCCACGCCCGACACCATGGCGTTCTTCGTGCGCCACACCTCCGGGCTGATATGCGCCTCCATCACCGCCGAGCGCGCCGACCAGCTCGACCTTCCCCTGATGGTCGAGCGCAACACCGAGGCCCAACGGACCGCCTTCACCGTCACCGTCGACTACCGGGCGGGCACGACCACAGGCATCTCGGCGGCGGACCGGTCCCGGACCGCACAGGCGCTGGTGGATCCGTCGACCCGTCCTGAGGATCTCGCCCGTCCGGGCCACCTGCACGTTCTGCGGGCGCGAGAAGGTGGGGTCCTCAAGCGCGCCGGCCACACCGAGGCGGCGGTCGACCTTGCCCGCCTGGCGGGTCTGTCGCCGGCTGGCGTTCTTTGCGAGGTGGTGACCGAGGACGGTCTCGGGATGGCCCGTCGGGACGACCTGGAGATCTTCGCCAAGAAGCACGACCTGCTGGTGGTCACAATTGCCGACCTGATCCGGTACCGCCGCCAGACCGAGCGGCTGGTCCGCCGGACGGCCGAGGCCCGCCTGCCGACCGAGTTCGGCGAGTTCCGCTGCGTCGCCTACGAGAGCGTGATCGACCACGAGACCCACCTGGTCTTCGTGATGGGCGAGCCGGCGGGGGAGCCGAACGTCCTGGTGCGGGTCCACAGCGAGTGCCTGACCGGGGATGTCTTCGGTTCGAAGCGTTGCGAGTGCGGCGCCCAGCTCCACCAGGCGCTTCGGATGATCGCCGGCGAAGGGATGGGGGTGGTGGTGTACCTCCGCGGCCACGAGGGCCGGGGCATCGGCATCGCCCACAAGCTCCAGGCCTACGAGCTGCAGGACACCGGGTTCGACACGGTCGACGCCAACCTCGAGCTGGGCCTGCCGGTGGACAGCCGCGAGTACGGTATCGGGGCCCAGATACTCGTCGACCTGGGGATCACGACCATGCGGCTCATGACCAACAACCCGGCAAAGCGCGGCGGCCTCGAAGGCTTCGGCCTCCAGATCGTCGAGCGGGTGCCCATCGAGGTGACCCCGAACGCCGAGAACATCCGCTACCTGCGGACCAAGCGCGACAAGCTGGGGCACCTGCTCGACGGCGGAGGGATGCTGTGA
- the rpe gene encoding ribulose-phosphate 3-epimerase, with amino-acid sequence MLRMAPSILSADFAELAADIERVRAETDWLHVDVMDGHFVPNLTIGPPVVSAIRRHTDDFLDCHLMMTNPGDYLKPFADAGADSCTVHIEIGGTADLIEQTRDLGMKVGLAVNPETPIETCEPWLDRIDVMLVMSVHPGFGGQHFMDVAIPKIARVAEISRRDGLDLAIEVDGGIDAETVKLVAAAGADTFVAGNAIFGQPDPIEAARTIRSAAEDAFAAENGRAWGRGPRAPEEPGAGAPGGSVSGRAWGRGPRAPEEPGDGAPGGSVSR; translated from the coding sequence ATGCTCCGAATGGCGCCGTCGATCCTTTCGGCGGACTTCGCAGAACTCGCCGCCGATATCGAAAGGGTTCGCGCCGAGACCGACTGGCTGCACGTCGATGTCATGGACGGCCATTTCGTTCCCAACCTGACCATCGGCCCGCCGGTCGTATCCGCGATCCGTCGCCACACCGACGACTTCCTCGATTGTCATCTGATGATGACCAACCCGGGGGACTACCTGAAACCGTTCGCCGACGCCGGCGCGGACAGCTGCACCGTCCACATCGAGATAGGGGGCACCGCCGATCTCATCGAGCAGACGCGAGACCTGGGCATGAAGGTCGGTCTCGCCGTCAACCCCGAAACGCCGATCGAGACCTGCGAGCCCTGGCTCGACCGGATCGACGTCATGCTCGTCATGTCGGTGCATCCCGGTTTCGGCGGGCAGCACTTCATGGACGTCGCCATCCCGAAGATCGCCCGTGTCGCGGAGATCTCGCGGCGCGACGGGCTCGATCTCGCTATAGAGGTCGACGGCGGTATCGACGCCGAAACGGTCAAGCTGGTCGCCGCCGCCGGTGCCGACACGTTCGTCGCTGGGAACGCCATCTTCGGCCAGCCCGACCCCATCGAGGCCGCCCGCACCATACGGTCGGCAGCCGAGGACGCCTTCGCGGCAGAAAACGGCCGGGCGTGGGGTAGGGGCCCCCGCGCTCCGGAGGAGCCCGGGGCTGGGGCCCCGGGCGGGTCAGTGTCCGGCCGGGCGTGGGGTAGGGGCCCCCGCGCTCCGGAGGAGCCCGGGGATGGGGCCCCGGGCGGGTCAGTGTCACGGTGA
- the ribD gene encoding bifunctional diaminohydroxyphosphoribosylaminopyrimidine deaminase/5-amino-6-(5-phosphoribosylamino)uracil reductase RibD has protein sequence MATDFDDTRFGDDEIWMAQAIALGNEVRPITSPNPWVGAVVVPAGEEPVAEGATQPPGGPHAEVVALGLAGDSARGSTLYVTLEPCAHHGRTPPCAEAVIAAEVRRVVIGVLDPDPHVSGRGVELLRQAGLDVRVGVLSGEVESSLAPYLKHRRTGLPWVVLKLASTLDGRIAAPDGSSRWITGPQARADVHQLRAESDAILVGAGTVRSDDPSLTVRDVATTPGRDPLRVVLGKIPPGARVEPALVHSGDPEDLLYDLGERDVIQLLVEGGARVAWLFHNHRLIDQYVVYFAPALMGGDDGVPLLRGPGAATMDAIWRGRISSVRQIGPDVRIDVLAGEEGRAVP, from the coding sequence ATGGCCACTGACTTTGATGACACACGCTTCGGCGACGACGAGATCTGGATGGCCCAGGCCATCGCTCTCGGGAACGAGGTCCGACCCATCACCTCACCGAACCCCTGGGTGGGCGCCGTCGTCGTACCCGCCGGCGAGGAGCCGGTAGCCGAGGGAGCCACCCAGCCGCCGGGTGGCCCACACGCCGAGGTCGTCGCCCTCGGCCTGGCCGGGGACTCGGCAAGGGGATCCACCCTCTACGTCACCCTGGAGCCGTGCGCGCACCACGGGCGAACGCCCCCCTGCGCCGAAGCCGTCATCGCCGCCGAGGTCCGCCGAGTTGTAATAGGAGTCCTCGACCCCGATCCCCACGTTTCAGGGAGAGGTGTGGAGCTCCTCAGGCAGGCCGGGCTGGACGTCCGGGTCGGGGTGCTCTCCGGCGAGGTCGAGAGCTCGTTGGCGCCATACCTGAAACACCGCCGGACCGGGCTCCCCTGGGTGGTCCTCAAGCTGGCCAGCACCCTCGACGGCCGGATCGCGGCCCCCGACGGGTCGAGCCGTTGGATCACCGGTCCCCAAGCCCGGGCCGACGTCCACCAACTCCGGGCAGAGAGTGACGCGATCCTGGTCGGCGCGGGCACCGTCCGGTCCGACGATCCGTCTCTGACGGTCAGGGACGTGGCGACCACACCCGGCCGGGATCCGTTGCGGGTCGTCCTCGGGAAAATACCCCCCGGAGCGCGGGTCGAGCCTGCCCTCGTTCACTCGGGCGACCCCGAGGATCTCCTGTACGACCTGGGAGAACGCGACGTGATACAGCTCCTGGTGGAGGGTGGCGCCAGAGTTGCGTGGCTTTTTCACAACCATCGGCTCATAGACCAGTACGTGGTCTACTTCGCCCCGGCGCTGATGGGCGGAGACGATGGCGTGCCCCTCCTCAGGGGGCCAGGAGCGGCCACCATGGACGCCATCTGGAGGGGACGAATCTCCTCGGTGCGCCAGATCGGTCCCGATGTACGGATCGATGTCCTGGCTGGTGAAGAAGGGCGTGCCGTACCTTGA
- a CDS encoding riboflavin synthase, whose translation MFTGIVEELGAVSALEAAGAGARLVISAGVVTDGTQIGDSIAVNGCCLTVVDIGPGWWAADAVAETLARSNLGALKPGDPVNLERPVALGGRLGGHLVQGHVDGVGTVVSPAPDLQVSTGDDVLAYVVEKGSVTVDGVSLTVVSVLPDGFTVAVIPHTIAVTTLGRKLPGDTVNLEADVIAKYTERLLRAGADSPYSALQGAQRTSASQGATRR comes from the coding sequence ATGTTTACGGGGATAGTAGAGGAGCTCGGGGCCGTCAGCGCCCTGGAGGCCGCCGGTGCGGGGGCCCGGCTGGTCATCTCCGCGGGCGTTGTGACCGACGGCACCCAGATCGGCGACTCGATCGCCGTCAACGGCTGCTGCCTGACGGTCGTCGATATCGGGCCGGGCTGGTGGGCCGCCGATGCCGTTGCCGAGACCCTCGCCCGCAGCAACCTCGGGGCCCTGAAGCCCGGGGACCCCGTGAACCTCGAGCGCCCGGTCGCACTCGGCGGGCGGCTCGGCGGGCACCTTGTGCAGGGTCACGTCGACGGCGTCGGGACGGTGGTCAGCCCGGCCCCCGACCTGCAGGTTTCCACCGGCGACGACGTCCTCGCCTACGTGGTGGAAAAAGGTTCGGTCACCGTCGACGGGGTCAGCCTTACAGTCGTGTCGGTGCTGCCGGACGGTTTTACCGTCGCGGTGATACCGCACACAATCGCAGTCACGACGCTTGGGCGGAAGCTTCCCGGGGACACCGTGAATCTCGAGGCCGACGTCATTGCCAAATACACCGAGCGGCTACTGAGAGCCGGAGCCGACTCGCCATACAGCGCACTGCAGGGCGCTCAACGAACCAGCGCCTCGCAGGGCGCGACACGGAGGTAG
- the def gene encoding peptide deformylase: MAAYQIRLFGDPVLTQRSAEVTDIDGKLARLVDDMIETMHEAHGVGLAAPQVGVQKRLFVYQLEDQDPVAIVNPVISETRGEWEYDEGCLSIPGLFFPIVRPREVHLTGFDLDGNEVSIEADELEARCFQHELDHLDGRLLISVLDKDQRKQAMRELRRRAETVGSEPL, encoded by the coding sequence GTGGCCGCCTACCAGATCCGTCTATTTGGGGACCCGGTACTCACGCAGAGATCCGCCGAGGTAACCGACATCGACGGCAAGCTGGCGCGCTTGGTCGACGACATGATCGAGACCATGCACGAGGCTCACGGAGTGGGTTTGGCTGCCCCGCAGGTGGGAGTGCAGAAGCGGCTGTTCGTCTACCAGCTGGAGGACCAGGACCCTGTAGCGATCGTCAACCCGGTCATCAGCGAGACGCGGGGCGAGTGGGAGTACGACGAGGGATGCCTGTCGATCCCGGGTCTGTTCTTCCCGATCGTCCGCCCGAGGGAAGTCCACCTGACCGGTTTTGACCTCGACGGCAACGAGGTTTCCATCGAGGCCGACGAACTGGAAGCCCGGTGCTTCCAGCACGAGCTGGACCATCTCGACGGCCGCCTGCTGATATCCGTCCTCGACAAGGACCAGCGCAAACAGGCAATGCGCGAGCTCCGCCGGCGAGCGGAAACCGTCGGCAGCGAACCTCTTTAA
- the infC gene encoding translation initiation factor IF-3: protein MAAAPDQNEHRTNERIRAREVLLIDPDGKQLGIKPLPEALNIARQLDLDLVEVAAEANPPVCRVMDYNRFKYEAAQRAKESRRKATTTGIKEMKYRPKIGSGDFDTKTRQVARFLGEGHKVKITIMFRGREMSHPELGKRILDQVAETVGGIAKVEAAPKLDGRNMVMVLAPDRRAQQTKKPSANGAAPAGNQSKRSARGSSPAEQGRPRPDPASPEQAATPEARTGGEAPAATPSPDTQDNQDTQEMQDTQEPAADDASGGQAATSNTAIPDTLPEDVPASLSQNNP from the coding sequence ATAGCCGCTGCACCTGACCAAAACGAACACCGGACCAACGAGAGGATTCGCGCCCGGGAAGTCCTGTTGATCGATCCCGACGGAAAGCAGTTGGGGATCAAGCCTCTCCCGGAAGCCCTGAACATCGCACGGCAGTTGGACCTCGATCTGGTGGAGGTGGCCGCAGAAGCCAACCCACCGGTCTGCCGGGTGATGGATTACAACCGCTTCAAATACGAGGCGGCTCAGCGGGCTAAGGAGTCTCGGCGCAAGGCCACCACCACCGGGATCAAGGAGATGAAGTACCGCCCGAAGATCGGCAGCGGCGACTTCGACACCAAGACCCGCCAGGTGGCTCGGTTCCTCGGGGAAGGCCACAAGGTCAAGATCACCATCATGTTCAGAGGCCGTGAGATGAGCCATCCAGAGCTCGGCAAGCGGATTCTCGATCAGGTGGCCGAGACCGTCGGCGGGATTGCGAAGGTGGAAGCGGCCCCCAAGCTCGACGGTCGCAACATGGTCATGGTGCTTGCTCCGGATCGCCGGGCCCAGCAGACGAAGAAGCCCTCCGCCAACGGCGCCGCGCCGGCCGGCAACCAGTCCAAGCGTTCGGCCAGGGGCAGTTCACCGGCAGAACAGGGCCGGCCACGACCGGATCCGGCCTCGCCGGAACAAGCGGCCACCCCGGAAGCCCGCACCGGCGGCGAAGCCCCGGCAGCCACACCAAGCCCCGACACGCAAGACAACCAAGACACGCAAGAGATGCAAGACACGCAAGAACCCGCAGCCGACGACGCCTCCGGCGGACAGGCTGCGACCAGCAACACGGCCATCCCCGACACATTGCCCGAGGATGTGCCGGCCTCCCTCAGCCAGAACAACCCCTGA
- a CDS encoding transcription antitermination factor NusB yields the protein MTAPDRRRPGSRTPGRTRGSEAAPGRRRPAETRGRRGKTARGVALEALVAVGDGGRANIVVPRLLATERLSERDRNLVTELVYGTCRMQRACDWVSERFVRGPVDPQVRAAIRMGVYQLIWTRIPAHAAVAATVEEVHGPGRSVVNAVLRRSSELLDKGPIVWPDPPTELSYPDWVVARLAKDLGSVEAREALETMNLAAAATFRHDGYVQDPASQMVAAHVAELVKQNSPDPDGARILDLCAAPGGKATALADAVSGMVVAADISSPRASLIAANAARLGTQDVLTVVADGTRPAWRDRAFDLVLIDAPCSGLGVLRRRPDARWRVKPGDVNRLAELQRELLAAAVPLVKPGGILAYSVCTLTFDETGSIDRWFATHQPGFHPLPPPASPWRPAGRGALLLPQAEGTDGMFLLALRRTGDR from the coding sequence ATGACTGCCCCAGATCGGCGGCGGCCGGGAAGCCGGACCCCCGGCAGAACCCGAGGCTCAGAAGCGGCGCCGGGGCGCCGGCGTCCGGCGGAAACCCGGGGCCGCCGGGGGAAGACGGCCAGGGGCGTCGCGCTCGAGGCGCTCGTCGCGGTCGGCGACGGCGGTCGCGCCAACATCGTGGTTCCCCGCCTGCTCGCCACCGAACGGCTCAGCGAGAGGGACCGCAACCTGGTCACCGAGCTCGTCTACGGGACCTGCAGGATGCAACGGGCGTGTGATTGGGTCTCGGAGAGGTTCGTGCGGGGGCCCGTCGATCCCCAGGTTCGAGCCGCGATCCGGATGGGCGTCTACCAACTGATCTGGACCCGCATCCCGGCACACGCGGCGGTCGCGGCGACGGTTGAGGAGGTGCACGGTCCCGGGCGGTCGGTCGTCAACGCGGTGCTCCGCCGAAGCTCCGAGCTTCTGGACAAGGGGCCGATCGTCTGGCCCGATCCGCCTACCGAGCTGAGCTACCCCGACTGGGTAGTTGCCCGTTTGGCCAAGGACCTCGGCTCGGTCGAGGCGCGCGAAGCCCTCGAGACGATGAACCTCGCCGCCGCGGCGACCTTCCGCCACGACGGGTACGTCCAGGACCCCGCCAGCCAGATGGTCGCCGCTCATGTCGCCGAGCTCGTGAAGCAGAACAGCCCAGACCCCGATGGTGCCCGCATCCTCGACCTCTGCGCCGCGCCCGGAGGGAAGGCGACCGCACTCGCCGACGCGGTCAGCGGAATGGTGGTCGCAGCGGACATCTCGTCCCCTCGCGCATCGCTCATCGCCGCCAACGCTGCCCGGCTCGGGACCCAGGACGTCCTCACCGTCGTCGCCGACGGAACACGGCCGGCCTGGCGCGACCGCGCTTTCGACCTGGTGCTGATCGACGCGCCCTGTTCCGGGCTAGGGGTCCTGCGCCGGCGCCCGGACGCACGTTGGCGGGTCAAGCCCGGCGACGTCAACAGACTCGCGGAACTTCAAAGAGAGCTCCTGGCGGCAGCGGTGCCACTCGTCAAACCGGGCGGGATCCTCGCCTACAGCGTGTGCACCCTCACGTTCGACGAGACGGGAAGCATCGACCGTTGGTTCGCAACGCACCAGCCTGGATTCCATCCGCTTCCGCCGCCGGCCTCGCCATGGCGACCCGCAGGCCGAGGTGCGCTTTTGCTGCCTCAAGCCGAGGGTACGGACGGGATGTTCCTCTTGGCCCTTCGGCGCACGGGCGACCGTTAG